From Bacteroidota bacterium, one genomic window encodes:
- a CDS encoding anthranilate synthase component I family protein, with product MRQSLNFSLPSDFSIENFLLNAGKFSPVVLLNSNQSSQATSDPYGKFKMISAIGSIEELIRQENSFSSLQNFIDKKDWHFGYFTFDLKNQLENLSSSNHDFIGFPVLHFFRPRWVLIFFDDAIRVEYDSKIDSEESTIEHIKQLTEKYQEDKTTPPPVLKAKVSKEQYISNVENIQKHIQRGDIYEMNYCVEFFSENTDISPAHVYQELNHVSPMPFSCYYQMEEHYLMCASPERFLAKRGNKIISQPIKGTAKRGQNEEEDKNIIEALRNNPKEQSENVMIVDLVRNDLSRTAAKGSVKVEELFGIYTFRQLHQMISTVSSELKSGLEGLDAIRAAFPMGSMTGAPKIRAMQLIDEFESTKRGLYSGAVGYFDPNGDFDFNVVIRSIQYNRKNKYLNFMVGSAITISSDPQFEYTECLLKAEGMMKALRQSL from the coding sequence ATGCGTCAGAGCCTTAACTTCTCCCTTCCTTCAGATTTTTCTATAGAAAATTTTCTTTTGAATGCAGGGAAATTTTCTCCCGTAGTATTATTGAACAGTAATCAATCATCACAAGCAACTTCTGATCCATATGGGAAGTTCAAAATGATCTCGGCTATTGGAAGTATAGAAGAATTAATTCGTCAGGAGAATTCGTTTTCCAGCCTTCAGAATTTCATCGATAAAAAAGATTGGCATTTCGGTTACTTCACATTTGATCTTAAAAATCAATTGGAAAACCTTTCTTCTTCAAACCATGACTTCATCGGATTTCCGGTGCTTCATTTTTTTCGACCACGCTGGGTTCTGATCTTTTTTGACGACGCAATCCGTGTAGAATATGACTCAAAAATTGATTCGGAAGAATCAACAATTGAACACATAAAACAACTCACAGAAAAATATCAGGAGGATAAAACGACTCCTCCTCCCGTTTTAAAGGCGAAGGTTTCAAAAGAACAATACATTTCGAATGTTGAGAATATTCAAAAGCATATTCAACGCGGAGATATCTATGAAATGAATTACTGTGTTGAATTTTTCTCTGAAAATACAGACATCTCTCCTGCACATGTATACCAAGAACTGAACCATGTTTCCCCTATGCCCTTTTCATGTTATTATCAAATGGAAGAGCATTATTTAATGTGTGCAAGTCCGGAAAGATTTTTAGCAAAAAGAGGAAATAAAATAATTTCCCAGCCTATTAAAGGAACGGCAAAACGAGGGCAAAATGAGGAGGAAGATAAAAACATCATTGAAGCACTCAGGAACAATCCGAAGGAACAAAGTGAAAATGTGATGATCGTAGATCTTGTCAGAAATGACCTGAGCCGGACAGCAGCCAAAGGAAGTGTAAAGGTGGAAGAATTGTTTGGCATCTACACTTTCCGTCAATTGCATCAAATGATATCCACTGTAAGTTCTGAATTAAAATCCGGTCTTGAGGGACTGGATGCAATTAGAGCCGCATTTCCAATGGGATCCATGACGGGAGCTCCGAAAATACGTGCCATGCAACTGATTGATGAATTTGAATCAACAAAACGGGGTTTGTATTCAGGAGCTGTTGGTTATTTTGATCCCAATGGAGATTTTGATTTCAATGTGGTTATCCGAAGTATACAATACAACAGGAAAAACAAGTACCTGAATTTTATGGTTGGCAGTGCCATCACAATTTCCTCAGATCCACAATTTGAATATACTGAATGTCTGCTCAAAGCGGAAGGCATGATGAAAGCTCTGCGACAATCTCTCTGA
- a CDS encoding SDR family NAD(P)-dependent oxidoreductase — protein MKKIIFVTGATAGFGKAIAFKFAEHGYNVILNGRREDRLRAIEQTLTEQFGTQVISLPFDVRNQKEVEQSINSLPHDWKKIDVLVNNAGLAAGLSLIQDGKIEDWELMIDTNLKGLLYVSRAIMPFMVNQKSGHIINISSIAGKEAYQKGNVYCATKFAVDALTKSMRIDLLEHGIKVTSIDPGAAETEFSLVRYKGDPERAKKVYEGYEPLKAEDIADIAFFAATRPRHVVLNDIVVTPLAQANTAYIVKKVNES, from the coding sequence ATGAAAAAAATTATATTTGTTACAGGCGCCACCGCTGGTTTTGGAAAAGCCATCGCTTTCAAATTCGCTGAACACGGATACAATGTTATTCTGAACGGACGAAGAGAAGATCGTTTGCGTGCAATAGAGCAAACACTTACAGAACAATTCGGCACTCAGGTGATATCCCTTCCCTTTGATGTTCGAAATCAAAAAGAAGTAGAACAATCGATTAACAGCCTGCCACACGATTGGAAAAAAATTGATGTGCTGGTAAACAATGCCGGTCTGGCTGCAGGACTTTCCCTCATTCAGGATGGAAAAATCGAAGATTGGGAACTCATGATTGATACCAATTTAAAAGGTTTACTCTATGTATCCAGAGCCATCATGCCGTTTATGGTCAATCAAAAATCAGGACACATCATTAACATCAGTTCCATTGCCGGCAAAGAAGCTTATCAGAAAGGCAATGTGTATTGTGCCACAAAATTCGCGGTTGACGCCTTGACAAAAAGTATGCGTATCGATTTGCTTGAACACGGCATTAAAGTGACATCCATTGATCCCGGAGCTGCGGAAACAGAATTTTCACTTGTACGCTACAAAGGCGATCCGGAAAGAGCAAAGAAAGTATACGAAGGCTACGAACCCCTGAAGGCTGAAGATATTGCCGATATCGCATTCTTTGCCGCGACACGGCCACGGCACGTTGTACTGAATGATATCGTGGTCACTCCTCTTGCACAGGCGAATACCGCTTATATTGTTAAAAAAGTTAACGAATCCTAA
- the lnt gene encoding apolipoprotein N-acyltransferase, which translates to MSKIRPTILLFSCAFLTGVLGWLAWPERGFVPLIFITFVPLFWMDYLVASGKVKRSGFRMFGNFFLSMLVWNVLTTWWIWNSTDVGSIVAFAINSFFMAIIWLLFFITKRQFGSFWGYLAFVIYWIAFEYLHLNWEISWPWLTLGNVFATKPEWIQWYEYTGTLGGSLWVLLINILVFLLVKSIWSKDLLIKIRRINSLVLCTILIVLVTVPLLGSIYLYRHHTDKGTPVKVSIIQPNIDPYNEKFTGTGPTQLTKILRLASTVIDTSTDYVICPETALPDGIWEENLYADAEIQFIKKYISKYPRLNFITGLSSYKAYGKDEKPSLTARKFKDADAYYDAYNSAIQIDLRDSLQIYHKSKLVPGVEKMPYPKIFGFLESYALSLGGISGSLGTQDDRNNFIGTNGTFVAPAICYESIYGDFMAAYVRNGAEFIAVITNDGWWGNTPGYRQHMNYARLRAVEFRKSIARSANTGISCFINQRGDVVRQSSWWEEDAFQETILKNSIRTFYARHGDYLGFIASFLSACILVFMSFRKLINK; encoded by the coding sequence ATGTCAAAAATCCGGCCTACCATTTTATTGTTCAGTTGCGCCTTCCTTACCGGAGTTTTGGGTTGGCTGGCATGGCCTGAACGCGGATTTGTTCCCCTCATCTTCATCACTTTTGTCCCACTTTTCTGGATGGATTACCTCGTCGCAAGTGGCAAGGTGAAACGTTCCGGTTTCCGGATGTTTGGGAATTTCTTTTTAAGCATGTTGGTATGGAATGTACTCACGACCTGGTGGATCTGGAATTCGACAGATGTAGGAAGTATTGTCGCTTTCGCTATCAATAGCTTTTTTATGGCCATCATCTGGCTTTTGTTTTTCATCACCAAAAGACAATTTGGTTCCTTCTGGGGTTATCTCGCTTTCGTAATTTACTGGATAGCTTTTGAATATCTGCATTTGAATTGGGAAATCTCCTGGCCCTGGTTAACGCTCGGGAATGTGTTCGCGACAAAACCGGAATGGATCCAATGGTATGAATACACAGGAACTCTGGGTGGCTCTTTGTGGGTACTTTTGATCAACATTCTTGTTTTCTTACTGGTAAAAAGTATCTGGAGCAAAGATCTTCTCATTAAGATCAGGCGCATTAACTCCCTCGTACTTTGTACAATTTTAATTGTGCTGGTTACAGTACCACTGCTGGGTTCTATTTATCTGTATCGTCACCACACGGACAAAGGAACGCCGGTGAAAGTTTCGATCATTCAACCCAATATCGATCCTTACAATGAAAAATTTACCGGTACAGGGCCGACACAATTGACAAAAATTCTTCGACTCGCTTCGACCGTCATTGATACTTCAACAGATTATGTAATTTGTCCTGAGACTGCATTGCCTGATGGAATTTGGGAAGAAAATTTATACGCGGATGCTGAAATTCAATTTATCAAAAAGTATATTTCTAAATATCCGCGTCTGAATTTCATCACCGGACTTTCTTCCTACAAAGCTTATGGAAAAGATGAAAAGCCCAGTCTTACCGCGAGAAAATTTAAAGACGCGGACGCATATTACGACGCATATAATTCTGCCATTCAAATAGACCTGCGTGATAGTTTACAAATCTATCACAAATCAAAACTTGTTCCCGGTGTTGAAAAAATGCCCTATCCGAAAATCTTCGGTTTCCTTGAAAGTTACGCATTATCATTAGGTGGAATTTCAGGAAGTCTTGGCACACAGGATGACCGTAACAATTTTATCGGAACGAACGGTACATTCGTTGCTCCCGCGATTTGTTATGAATCTATATATGGTGATTTCATGGCCGCGTATGTGCGGAACGGAGCGGAATTCATCGCGGTGATAACAAATGATGGATGGTGGGGAAATACTCCCGGATATCGTCAGCATATGAATTATGCGAGATTGCGCGCGGTGGAATTCCGAAAAAGTATTGCACGCTCTGCCAACACCGGCATATCCTGTTTCATCAACCAACGCGGAGATGTTGTCCGGCAAAGCAGTTGGTGGGAAGAAGACGCTTTTCAGGAGACTATTTTAAAAAATTCCATCCGTACATTCTATGCTCGGCATGGTGATTATCTGGGATTCATTGCATCTTTTCTGTCCGCTTGTATTCTTGTTTTTATGAGTTTCAGGAAGCTGATCAATAAGTGA
- a CDS encoding T9SS type A sorting domain-containing protein: MKVFFQLFLLLLFFVKNSFSQGSPPWEHPLLSCTSNDGITFSQPVMFQDSSGVPCLMRWKGDTLISVFQWFREPIGAATWDRVAVKFSYDDGFSWTSPIPITINNFPPTFQRPFDPTLVRFANDSLRLYYSSSNGMGPSSDSLINTYSAKSIDGINFEFEPGARADHPTNRLIDPAVAFFNHAWHYLSPAGAPQDGAFHFISQNGVQFNPVQNIQSDSMHNWTGNYMIQDSTEMRFYGCGGSTIWYNATPNGGVWNGYVHTNIQGGDPSVVRKLNGTYLMIYTGGNPPTDIKQYATNPFIFQVYPNPASSQITLCAPEQISSTTTRFDLLDITGRPILSGEFTKKINLNTELIPAGCYYIIFTTENTLSRTPLIIAK, encoded by the coding sequence ATGAAAGTCTTTTTCCAACTTTTCCTATTGCTACTTTTCTTTGTAAAAAATAGTTTTTCCCAGGGATCTCCACCATGGGAACATCCGCTACTCAGCTGTACTTCGAATGACGGAATCACTTTTTCCCAGCCTGTCATGTTCCAGGATTCTTCAGGCGTACCCTGCCTCATGCGCTGGAAAGGCGATACACTCATTTCAGTTTTTCAATGGTTCCGGGAACCTATCGGTGCTGCTACATGGGACCGTGTTGCAGTAAAATTTTCGTACGATGATGGTTTCAGCTGGACCTCTCCTATCCCTATTACCATAAATAATTTTCCACCAACGTTTCAAAGGCCATTCGACCCGACGCTGGTTCGATTTGCCAATGACAGTCTTCGTTTGTATTATTCTTCGAGCAATGGAATGGGACCTTCGAGCGATTCTTTAATCAACACCTATTCTGCCAAAAGTATTGATGGAATTAATTTTGAATTCGAACCTGGCGCCAGGGCGGATCATCCTACTAACAGGCTCATTGATCCTGCTGTCGCATTTTTTAATCACGCCTGGCATTACCTGAGTCCTGCCGGCGCGCCGCAAGACGGTGCTTTCCATTTCATTTCACAAAATGGGGTTCAGTTTAATCCTGTTCAAAATATTCAATCGGATTCCATGCATAACTGGACCGGCAATTACATGATTCAGGATTCCACCGAGATGAGATTTTACGGTTGTGGCGGTAGCACCATCTGGTACAATGCTACTCCGAACGGCGGGGTTTGGAATGGTTATGTGCACACCAATATTCAGGGTGGAGATCCGAGTGTTGTTCGAAAGTTGAATGGCACATACCTGATGATCTATACTGGAGGAAATCCTCCCACCGATATTAAACAATATGCCACAAATCCATTCATCTTTCAAGTCTATCCCAATCCGGCTTCTTCACAAATTACACTTTGTGCTCCTGAACAAATTTCATCTACAACAACTCGTTTTGATCTGTTGGACATTACCGGCAGACCTATACTTTCCGGAGAATTCACTAAGAAGATTAATTTAAATACAGAACTAATTCCTGCCGGTTGTTATTACATCATTTTTACTACTGAAAATACCCTTTCCCGGACTCCTTTGATCATTGCCAAATAA
- a CDS encoding amino acid permease, with protein MDLFRKKSVEKIMDQASKDAGSMEHHSLSKHLGVRDLTAFGIAAIIGAGIFSTIGNASANGGPGVIFLFLFTAIACGFAAFAYAEFASMVPVSGSAYTYSYVAFGELVAWTIGWALIMEYAIGNITVAISWSDYFTGLLNNMGLHVPAWMTMDFLTAMKGFKQAEALLVSGKQFGNLDAPLQEAYTAWTGAPQLFGLHLVADLPALLIIILITRLVYRGIRESRNASNIMVLIKIAIVLMVIFVGAFYVNTDNWHPFLPNGISGVLKGVSAVFFAYIGFDAISTTAEECKNPQRDLPRGMMWALIICTILYIVIALVLTGMVNYSELAVGDPLAFVFQKLDMPWFSGVIAISAIVAMASVLLVFQLGQPRIWMSMSRDGLLPKKFSRIHPKFHTPSYATIVTGFVVAVPALFMNLTMVTDLCSIGTLFAFVLVCAGVLKLETMPDAPRGKFKTPYVNSRYIMPALVILAIVLSFTYNKENVEKFLGNESRLLDATTFVSHLNKEEAEYARYEVSLADPEGYKSSNGDLEAYLSKQDESNYKNLVSNLRIPETKKFESGWDVFKHKIPTWIFILTCLWLTYWAIAKKLSLIPLLGLVSCLYMMSEMGVTNWMGFGIWLVIGLVIYFSFSYKNSKLNTQH; from the coding sequence ATGGATCTTTTCCGAAAAAAATCAGTTGAAAAAATAATGGATCAGGCATCCAAAGATGCAGGATCAATGGAGCACCATTCCCTCAGCAAACACCTTGGCGTAAGGGATCTTACAGCATTCGGAATCGCTGCAATTATTGGCGCGGGGATTTTTAGTACGATCGGAAACGCGAGCGCGAATGGCGGACCGGGCGTGATCTTCCTTTTTCTGTTTACCGCTATCGCCTGCGGGTTTGCCGCATTTGCATATGCGGAATTTGCTTCCATGGTTCCTGTTTCCGGAAGCGCCTATACATACAGCTATGTCGCTTTTGGTGAACTCGTCGCCTGGACCATTGGATGGGCGCTCATCATGGAATATGCTATTGGTAATATTACTGTAGCCATCTCCTGGTCAGATTACTTCACCGGCTTGCTCAACAATATGGGCTTACATGTCCCGGCATGGATGACCATGGATTTTCTGACCGCCATGAAAGGATTCAAACAAGCGGAAGCTTTGTTGGTAAGCGGGAAACAATTTGGCAATCTTGATGCTCCTTTGCAGGAGGCTTATACTGCCTGGACCGGTGCTCCACAATTATTCGGACTTCATCTTGTAGCCGATTTACCTGCATTGCTCATTATTATCCTGATAACAAGACTTGTCTATCGTGGTATCCGTGAATCCCGAAACGCGAGTAATATCATGGTACTGATAAAAATCGCCATTGTGCTCATGGTCATTTTCGTTGGAGCCTTTTATGTAAATACAGATAACTGGCACCCTTTTCTTCCCAATGGAATCAGTGGAGTGTTAAAAGGAGTTTCAGCGGTATTCTTTGCTTACATCGGATTCGATGCAATCAGTACCACCGCTGAAGAATGCAAGAACCCGCAACGCGACCTGCCGCGCGGAATGATGTGGGCTTTGATTATTTGCACCATTTTATACATCGTGATTGCCCTTGTGCTTACCGGTATGGTGAATTACAGCGAGCTTGCTGTGGGTGATCCGCTGGCATTCGTTTTTCAAAAACTCGACATGCCCTGGTTCTCCGGAGTGATTGCAATCAGCGCGATTGTAGCCATGGCAAGCGTATTGCTGGTTTTCCAGCTTGGACAGCCACGTATCTGGATGAGTATGAGTCGTGATGGTTTGCTTCCAAAAAAATTCTCAAGAATCCATCCAAAATTCCATACGCCGTCTTACGCCACCATTGTTACCGGATTCGTAGTTGCTGTACCTGCCCTTTTTATGAATCTTACGATGGTGACTGATCTTTGCAGTATCGGAACTTTATTTGCATTCGTATTGGTTTGCGCCGGTGTACTCAAACTGGAAACGATGCCCGATGCTCCGAGGGGAAAATTCAAAACACCTTATGTGAATTCCCGTTACATCATGCCGGCACTTGTTATTCTCGCCATTGTTCTGAGTTTTACATACAACAAAGAAAATGTAGAGAAATTCCTTGGAAACGAAAGTCGTTTACTGGATGCAACTACTTTTGTAAGTCATCTGAACAAGGAAGAAGCTGAATACGCGCGTTATGAAGTAAGTCTTGCAGACCCTGAAGGATACAAATCAAGCAATGGAGATCTGGAAGCTTATCTGTCAAAACAGGATGAATCAAACTATAAGAATCTCGTTTCCAATCTCCGCATTCCGGAAACAAAAAAATTTGAAAGTGGTTGGGATGTTTTCAAACACAAAATACCTACCTGGATTTTCATTCTTACCTGTTTGTGGCTGACCTATTGGGCCATTGCCAAAAAACTCTCATTGATTCCGCTTCTCGGGCTTGTCAGCTGTTTGTATATGATGAGTGAGATGGGAGTTACCAACTGGATGGGATTTGGAATCTGGCTCGTGATCGGACTTGTCATTTATTTTAGTTTCAGTTATAAAAACAGTAAATTGAATACTCAGCATTGA
- the hemH gene encoding ferrochelatase — MQALKTGILIVNLGTPDSPSTPDVRKYLREFLSDPRVIDISAAGRFALVNFIIAPFRAPKSAKLYSKIWNQNGSPLLYYTQRQQELLQEKLGSEFQVEFAMRYQSPSLSSVLEKFKKPVFKKIKVIPLFPQYASASTGSVQQKIMEIVSQWQVVPEIEFINSFHNHPDFIRAFANIGKKYQPETYDHVLFSFHGLPERQMRKADSFDHCLRNSNCCAELTEKNFFCYRAQCFDTARLLAKALSLSPEKYTICFQSRLGRDPWIKPYSDETIKSLAKKGVKKMLVFAPAFTSDCLETIYEIGVEYHELFREHGGEKIQLVESLNDSPDGIAMLEKLSR, encoded by the coding sequence ATGCAAGCTCTTAAAACAGGAATTCTGATAGTGAACCTGGGGACACCGGACAGCCCCTCTACCCCTGATGTAAGAAAATATTTACGGGAATTCCTAAGCGATCCTCGAGTAATCGATATCAGCGCTGCAGGAAGATTTGCGCTGGTGAATTTTATCATCGCGCCGTTCCGGGCTCCCAAATCTGCCAAACTGTATTCTAAAATCTGGAATCAGAATGGTTCTCCCCTGCTCTATTATACACAACGTCAGCAGGAATTATTACAGGAAAAATTAGGCAGTGAATTCCAGGTTGAATTTGCTATGCGTTATCAAAGTCCGTCACTTAGTTCAGTATTGGAGAAATTTAAAAAACCGGTCTTTAAAAAGATAAAGGTCATTCCGCTTTTTCCGCAGTATGCTTCTGCAAGTACAGGTTCCGTTCAGCAAAAGATAATGGAAATTGTTAGTCAGTGGCAGGTTGTTCCTGAAATTGAATTTATCAATAGCTTTCACAATCATCCGGATTTTATCCGGGCTTTTGCCAATATTGGTAAGAAATACCAACCGGAAACTTATGATCACGTCTTATTCTCCTTTCATGGTTTACCGGAAAGACAAATGAGAAAAGCGGACAGCTTCGATCATTGTTTGCGGAATTCAAATTGTTGCGCGGAGCTTACAGAGAAGAATTTCTTTTGTTATCGTGCTCAGTGTTTTGACACAGCACGTTTGCTTGCTAAAGCACTTTCTCTTTCTCCCGAGAAATACACCATTTGCTTTCAATCCCGGCTGGGAAGAGATCCATGGATCAAACCTTATTCGGACGAAACGATAAAATCCCTGGCGAAAAAAGGTGTGAAAAAGATGCTCGTCTTCGCTCCTGCCTTCACATCGGATTGTCTCGAAACTATTTATGAAATCGGAGTTGAATACCATGAACTCTTCAGAGAGCACGGTGGAGAAAAAATTCAGTTGGTAGAAAGTCTTAACGACTCACCGGACGGTATTGCAATGCTCGAAAAACTGTCGCGTTGA
- the lpdA gene encoding dihydrolipoyl dehydrogenase: protein MYDVIIIGSGPGGYVAAIRCAQLGMKTAIVEKYPSLGGTCTNVGCIPSKALLDSSEHYYNAGHHFAAHGINLKELGVDLSKMISRKDDVVKQNVSGISYLMKKNKIDVHTGTASFLSAKKIQVKAEGKDPVELEFKNAILATGSKPASLKGIEPDKKRVITSTEALNLKEIPKHLIIIGGGVIGLELGSVYARLGSKISVVEFTDSIIGTMDKSLGKELQKSLSKLGFEFYLQHKVTSVSTKGNGVKVSAENSQGATVSWDGDYCLLSVGRKPFTEGLNPDAAGIRLDEKGRIEVNEHLQTSVPGIYAIGDVVKGAMLAHKAEEEGIFVAELLAGQKPHINYLLIPGVVYTWPEVAAVGYTEEELKAKGIPYKTGSFPFKASGRARASMDTDGFVKVLASADTDEILGVHMIGPRAADMIAEAVVAMEFRASAEDIARMSHAHPTYTEVFKEACLAATENRAIHI, encoded by the coding sequence ATCTACGATGTGATCATTATCGGTTCAGGTCCCGGCGGCTATGTGGCGGCAATTCGCTGCGCGCAATTGGGAATGAAAACGGCAATCGTTGAAAAATATCCTTCTCTCGGTGGAACATGCACCAATGTTGGCTGCATTCCTTCCAAAGCGCTTCTTGATTCGTCAGAACATTATTACAATGCAGGACATCATTTCGCCGCGCATGGAATCAATCTAAAGGAACTCGGTGTTGATCTGTCAAAAATGATTTCCAGAAAGGACGATGTAGTTAAACAAAATGTGAGTGGCATCAGTTATTTGATGAAGAAGAATAAAATTGATGTGCACACGGGTACAGCTTCTTTTTTAAGTGCGAAAAAAATCCAAGTTAAAGCGGAAGGCAAAGATCCAGTTGAGCTGGAATTTAAAAACGCGATCCTTGCAACAGGATCCAAACCCGCTTCATTAAAGGGTATAGAACCTGATAAAAAAAGAGTGATCACATCAACGGAGGCATTAAATCTGAAGGAAATTCCAAAGCACCTCATCATTATCGGAGGAGGCGTGATAGGACTTGAATTGGGTTCTGTGTATGCCCGCCTCGGCTCGAAAATATCGGTTGTTGAATTTACAGATTCAATCATCGGTACAATGGACAAGTCACTGGGAAAAGAATTACAAAAGAGTTTGAGCAAACTCGGCTTTGAATTTTATCTGCAACACAAGGTGACTTCTGTTTCTACAAAGGGCAATGGTGTAAAAGTCAGCGCCGAAAATTCTCAGGGAGCTACAGTTTCATGGGACGGGGATTATTGTTTGCTAAGCGTAGGCAGAAAACCCTTTACGGAAGGACTCAATCCGGATGCTGCAGGAATAAGACTGGATGAAAAAGGACGTATTGAAGTAAACGAACATTTGCAAACTTCCGTTCCGGGAATTTATGCGATTGGTGATGTAGTAAAGGGCGCCATGCTTGCTCACAAAGCAGAGGAAGAAGGTATTTTTGTCGCGGAATTACTCGCTGGCCAAAAACCTCATATCAATTATTTACTCATTCCCGGAGTGGTATATACATGGCCGGAAGTAGCAGCAGTCGGTTATACAGAAGAGGAACTCAAAGCCAAAGGCATTCCATACAAAACAGGATCTTTCCCGTTCAAAGCCAGTGGAAGAGCAAGGGCAAGCATGGATACTGACGGATTTGTAAAAGTATTGGCCTCCGCGGATACCGATGAAATCTTAGGTGTACACATGATTGGCCCTCGTGCAGCGGATATGATTGCCGAAGCTGTTGTTGCCATGGAATTCAGAGCATCCGCGGAAGACATCGCCCGAATGAGTCATGCACATCCAACATATACCGAAGTCTTTAAAGAAGCCTGCCTCGCCGCAACAGAAAATAGGGCGATACATATTTGA
- a CDS encoding SDR family oxidoreductase, whose amino-acid sequence MKILDNKVAIVTGAGSGMGKAIAGLFAAEGASVVCADMNEANLETIVKEIESKKGKAIKIVVNVSKQEDIKRMIDLALKEYGKLDILVNNAGIMDDFVPVAEVSDELWNKVFGVNLNGVFFACREAIPIMQKQGSGSIINTASVGGLQGCRAGATYTASKHAVIGLTKNIGFMYAKTGIRCNAIAPGGVNTNIGASMKPHPFGFERMGLGAASMPRMGEPGEIAELALFLASDKSSFITGSVITADGGWTAY is encoded by the coding sequence ATGAAAATTCTTGATAACAAAGTAGCCATTGTCACCGGTGCAGGTTCAGGCATGGGAAAAGCTATTGCGGGTTTATTTGCAGCAGAAGGCGCATCTGTAGTTTGCGCGGACATGAACGAAGCAAACCTTGAAACTATTGTAAAAGAAATCGAATCAAAAAAAGGGAAAGCAATAAAGATTGTAGTGAACGTATCCAAACAGGAAGATATAAAACGAATGATCGACCTGGCTTTGAAAGAGTATGGAAAATTGGACATCCTTGTCAACAATGCTGGCATCATGGATGATTTCGTTCCGGTAGCTGAAGTCAGTGATGAATTGTGGAACAAGGTATTTGGCGTAAATCTGAATGGAGTCTTTTTTGCTTGTCGCGAGGCGATTCCGATCATGCAAAAGCAAGGCAGCGGTAGTATTATTAATACTGCTTCCGTTGGAGGATTGCAAGGCTGCAGGGCCGGTGCAACATATACGGCCAGCAAACATGCAGTCATCGGACTTACAAAGAACATTGGTTTCATGTATGCAAAAACTGGAATCCGATGCAATGCCATAGCACCAGGAGGAGTAAACACAAATATCGGTGCATCAATGAAGCCTCATCCATTCGGTTTTGAAAGAATGGGACTTGGTGCAGCAAGCATGCCTCGAATGGGTGAACCGGGAGAAATCGCTGAACTGGCCTTGTTCCTGGCATCTGATAAATCCAGTTTCATCACCGGCTCAGTGATCACTGCTGATGGCGGTTGGACTGCATATTGA